TCAGCGAGCTGGAGAAGAGCTTTTCCTTCGAGATTATTATTCGGCGCACCCTTGCCCGCAACTGGAACCAGTTGAGCGAAGCTCAACGCGATCGTATCACGGTTCTCATTACGGATTTATTGATCAAGGCCTACACGCACGAGCTCGCAGGGGCGGACAAGCCGAAAATCAATTTCCTCAAGACCGATGACCTCGGCTCCAACAAGATCGAAATCTTCACGACGGTTTCCTACAAAAACACGTTTGTATCCGTAAACTACCGACTCGCTAACGTGAAGTCCCAAGGCTGGCAAGTCTATGACATCTTGATCGAGGGAACCAGCATTGTATCCAACTACCGGGGACAGTTTGACGAGTTCCTGCAGACCAAGACTCCTGAGCAACTACTCGAGCTCATCGAGTCTAAAATAAAAGAGTACGACAAATAGCGCAAATGAAAGCTTCTCGCACGATCCTGACAGCTGTTACCGTTGCGATCACCGCGTCCCTCGCTCCCGCCCAAGAGGACGGACTGGATATGGAAGACCTCTTCGAGGAAGACTTCGAAGAGACCGTCGTGCCTCCCATCAACGACCCCTTGGAGGGGCTGAATCGGGCGATCTTCCGTTTCAACGACGTCGTTTACAGCAAGGTCGCAAAGCCATTCGCCCGCACTTACGCGAAAGTGGTTCCCGACCCCGTGGAAAAAGGGCTAGGCAACGTCTTCGACAACGCCAAATTCCCTTCCCGCTTCGTAAGCAACGTGTTTCAAGGTCGCTTCGGAAACGCGGGAAAAGAAACGGGACAGTTTTTGGTCAACAGCACTGCAGGGCTCGGAGGCATCTTCAAAATCTCTGACGAAATGCCTGAACTGCAGACCAGCAGGGAAGACTTCGGACAAGCGATGGGCTCATGGGGAATGGGGCATGGATTCTATCTCGTCATCCCATTTATGGGCCCCACCAGCTTGCGCGATTTCGCCGGCGATTTCGTGGACGACACAGTGGAACCGCTCCCCGAACCAGCTTCCTTGATCGACGACGACAGCGATCGCATGACTTTGCGGATCGTAGAGTTCACCAATCGCCTTCCAGCCCTGATGGATCTCTACGACTCCATGCGACGTTCCGCAATCGATCCCTACGTTTCTGTGCGGGATGCCTACACGCAGCGTCGCGCCCGCCAGGTCGCGGAGTGAGTACCGAAGTCGTCATTCCGTCGCGCTTCGAGCGGTTTTGGTAACGACCTTCTCGACTTCCAAGGCGGAACAAATGTCGAGTATTTCGGATACGGCGGAGACTTTGGTTCTCTCGTGAGCTTCGATGATCACGGATCCTGAGCCGCCTCCATTTCTCTCGTTAACGATGGCAGATGCGATTGCATCCTTCGCGATTTCGCGATTCCGATAGTATACGGATCCACCCTCGCTAACTCGCAACACAACGGGCTCGCTGTCGTTTTCGATGGTGGGCGGAACCGGTGTTGGGGTGTCGATCCCCAAGCCGCTCTCGTCGACGAAAACCGTCGTTACGATGAAGAAAATCAACAAAATGAAAACCATGTCGATCAGTGGCGATATGTTGATTTCTGGAGATTCGGTCTCCCCTTCTCTTTGTTTCCCTTTTATGTCTTACAATTGTAAGACTTAAACGCCGCAAGTCAAACGGCGTAGCGCTTTTCCGTTGCCTTATGAATTCCGGAGGAACGCTCGTCGTGACCCCCGTACTGAACAGCGTGGGGTGCAGCGAGCGTCCAGGTGCGAGGGCAGGAAGCGTCCCTTACTTCTTAGGATCCGGAGGCAGCAGCTTCAACAGACCTTGCTGTTGCAGGTACCACTCACGCAGGGAGCGCGACAAGATCTTATCGTCGAAATCCTTGAAAAGACCGATGTTCAGTGATCCTTCAACTGCGTTTTTAAGCTCTGCGTGAATCGACTGCTTCGCCTCTTTCGACCAAGACTCGAAGGAGCCCGTCTTGTCGTTCAATGCCTTGGCCGCTGCCATACGCGTTTCATAGGCGTATTCAAAATCCGGAACTTCTACGTACGCTTTGTCGACTTTCCCTTTGATGGTCGGCTTCTTTTCCCTCTTCAAAATGACATACTTTGCTAAAGCGATGATTCGCTTCTCCAAAGTCGCCACGCTGTCCTCATCGTCCAGGTTGCCCGTTGCCGCCAAACCTAGATCGCGCGGAGCATTCTCGAAGCGTTCCAAGGTCTGCAGCAGTACCGCCTCCTCAAGCTTCTCAAACAGCACGGAACTGCGCTCCACGATCACCGTCTTCTCTTCATCAGTCCAAGTGTAGGTTTCTCCATCCAAACCGACAAAAGTAGAGTAGGCCTCGGAATCCAACAGTTCCTCAAGCGATTCCTTGAGGACGGAAGCTTCGATTTTCTGCGCCTTCTCGAGGCGCTCGAGCTTGTCCTTGGACTTCAGCCCAATGCGAACTGGCAAATGGGCGAAGACGACTTGGTCCACCCCGCCAAGCGCCTCCAGGCTTTTCTCCAAGCGTTTCCAATGCTCGTCGAGCCGTTCCTCTTCATTGATGTCTCCCACGAAGGCGAATTCCCTTTCGACCACCAATGAACGGGTGGACTTGTCGAACCATTTAAGGATGCGATTAACCGGCTCCGAAAACCGTCGCGCGTAGTGGCTCACGCTGAGCTCTACCGCTTCAAGCTTCTTGCGATCGCGCGGATCCATGGGAGCTCTGCCTGCGATGAATCGTTCGATCACCGCATTGGGCAAGTGTCGGCTAGCTACGGAAAGGTCGCGATAGCTTGCCTCGATAGGGTCCAGTCCGTAGTCCCGCCGCGCTACGTCCGCATAGATTCCGCTTTCCTCCTCCGATCCAAAACTTAGCTCTCCTTCGAGTATTCCTTCGTCATCAAAATAGCCGAAGCGGATTGCGGCAGCGTCGTAAGCGAGCGCTTCATCGGCATTGGCGATTTTCCAACCATCGAAAATAGATGCCGCGAAAATGGGATATTCCATCACAGAGTTTCCGCTGCTCTTCTCCTTGTACTTTTCGAGATCAGCCCCCTCGATGAAGTCCTGCAAGAACTGGTCGAGTTCCTTTGGCGAAAGCGTAGCGTCGAGACTCGCTGCGAAATTGTGGCGCAAGCCGAGAACGTGCCCCACCTCGTGGGCTGTCACGTCGCGCACGTAAGCCTCGGCGATTCTTTGCACCGCCTGGTCGGATAGCTCCGACTGGGAAAGAACTTCCTCCAGGCCGTCCGCGAGCTTCTTGGCAAATTCTATCGTATCCATCCGACATCCCGCCTGGCCGATGTGCAAAGCGTGCAGCGCCTCATCCTCTCCCTCATCCTCCTTTTCCTTGGACTCATCCTCGTCGACCAGAGCGCGTAGGGACCGTAGCAGGCGTCGAGCGCGTTCGGTGCCTTGGAAGTCAAATGCGCTTGTGAGGTACGCCTGTCCGCGAATCATCTCTCCAGTAAGCGGATCGACCAAGGCGTCCGCGTAAGCAAAGCCAGCGAGGTCCCAAGGCACCCACTGCACGATATTTCTGCTGGGGTCGGGCGCAGTGACTCCCTCGGGCGCCATTCTCGCCTGGATCACCTCTTTTCCGAAAGCCTTGTTCCAGTACAGGATCCCCTCTTCCACTGCCTCCCGAAGGTTCTCCGGAGTATTGGCGCTGTAGTAAAACACGACCGGTTCGCTGACGTCGAATCGACTGATGTTCTGCGTCAGGCGCCCGCTCTCGAGCTCTATCTTGCTTGCCGCCTGAAAGAAGCGGAGGTGACGATTTTCCTCGGAGTTCAGTTCCTTTGCCTGAAAGTCGCTGCTGCGGTAGGGTTCGAGGAAGTAGCGAATCTCGTAGCGGGTCTCCAAGTCCGGATCGTTGACCCGGCTTCTCGCCTGAACGGCCTGGCGAATGGCGAGTATCCCATCCTCTGATACGACCTCGAAGACGCGGGCCTGCGGAAGCTCCGCGCTGCGCTCGAACTGTCGCGCGTCGAAAAGCGTGTCCATGCTGTACCAGTTTCCGTAGGCGAGCCGTCTCATGCCAGCGTTGAAGTCGATAACAATGTCGCTCCCCGAATCGTCGATAATGGGAAAGGTCGCCATCAGCCGCCTGGCCGGCAGGTCTTCCGTCACCACCCTGCCGCGGGTCGTCTCGTACATGTCGAGCCCGTCTTCGAATTGCTCGAAGAAAACGACGCGCCCCAGCATTCCCTTGCTCGTGGCGGCTACCGATTGCGGGATCAAGGAGGTCGAGAACATGTATTCCTTGCCCAGGCCGCTCTTCGGAATGGCGACTCGAGTCTTTTGCGAAACCTTCAGGGGAGGCCCCGCCTTCTCTCTCGCGGATTGCGCCGTGCAGGCCAGGAAAAACACCGCGATCGCGGACAACAAGAAGGACCTGAAAATCTTCATCGCGCGTATCCTTGCAGGGCACCGGGAATATTCACGCCCAAAATGGACAAAATCAGCGCTGCAGCTTTCCCCGTCTAATCTAGGAGCGTATCCAGTTTTTGGTACGGCAGCCCGAAAGCTTCTGCCACTGGTTGAAAGACGATTTTTCCGTAGACCGTGTTTACGCCGCTTGAGATCGCTTTTGATCGGCGGCAGGCCTTCTTCCAGCCTTTGCCCGCAATCTGCAGAAGGTAGGGAAGCGTGGCGTTGGTGAGGGCCAAGGTCGACGTCATGGGCATCGCTCCCGGCATATTCGTGACGCAGTAGTGCACGATGCCGTCGACCTCGTAGATTGGGTTTACGTGATTGGTCGGTCGCGAGGTTTCGGTGGAACCCCCTTGGTCGATGGCCACATCGACAATTACGGCCCCCTTTTTCATCAGAGCCAAATGCTCGCGTTTCACCAACTTCGGAGCCTTCGCCCCTGGAATCAGGACGCTTGAGATCACCACGTCAGCTTCGCGCAAGGCTTCGCGAATGTTCAGCGGATTCGACATCAGGGTAACCACATTGGGCGGCAACACGTCTGAGAGGTAGCGAAGCTTCTGCAGGTTCACGTCCAGGATAGAAACGCGAGCGCCCCAACCGGCCGCCATCTTGGCGGCATTGGTTCCTACGACCCCTGCTCCGATAATGACCACGTTGGCGGGAGCCACCCCCGGCACTCCGCCCAGCAAGACGCCTCGCCCCCCATGCTCCCGCTCCAAGTACTTCGCCGCCTGCTGGATGGCCATACGCCCCGCGACCTCGCTCATGGGCGTAAGCAGCGGCAGGCTGCCGTCTCGCTCCTGAATCGTCTCGTAGGCGATGGCGATGCAGCCAGAATTCGAGAGCGCCTGGGTGAGCTCCAGCGACGCAGCGCAATGGAAGTAAGCAAATACGATCTGTCCCCGCCTGATGAGCGAATATTCCTCTGAAACGGGTTCCTTCACCTTAGTGACCAATTCGCAGCCTCGCCAGACTTCCTC
The window above is part of the Pelagicoccus enzymogenes genome. Proteins encoded here:
- the ald gene encoding alanine dehydrogenase, whose translation is MVIGVVRERKTEENRVALTPAGVETLLAAGHEVWVEKEAGEASGFSDEDYRAAGAKLSQGSEEVWRGCELVTKVKEPVSEEYSLIRRGQIVFAYFHCAASLELTQALSNSGCIAIAYETIQERDGSLPLLTPMSEVAGRMAIQQAAKYLEREHGGRGVLLGGVPGVAPANVVIIGAGVVGTNAAKMAAGWGARVSILDVNLQKLRYLSDVLPPNVVTLMSNPLNIREALREADVVISSVLIPGAKAPKLVKREHLALMKKGAVIVDVAIDQGGSTETSRPTNHVNPIYEVDGIVHYCVTNMPGAMPMTSTLALTNATLPYLLQIAGKGWKKACRRSKAISSGVNTVYGKIVFQPVAEAFGLPYQKLDTLLD
- a CDS encoding ExbD/TolR family protein translates to MVFILLIFFIVTTVFVDESGLGIDTPTPVPPTIENDSEPVVLRVSEGGSVYYRNREIAKDAIASAIVNERNGGGSGSVIIEAHERTKVSAVSEILDICSALEVEKVVTKTARSATE
- a CDS encoding MlaA family lipoprotein; translation: MKASRTILTAVTVAITASLAPAQEDGLDMEDLFEEDFEETVVPPINDPLEGLNRAIFRFNDVVYSKVAKPFARTYAKVVPDPVEKGLGNVFDNAKFPSRFVSNVFQGRFGNAGKETGQFLVNSTAGLGGIFKISDEMPELQTSREDFGQAMGSWGMGHGFYLVIPFMGPTSLRDFAGDFVDDTVEPLPEPASLIDDDSDRMTLRIVEFTNRLPALMDLYDSMRRSAIDPYVSVRDAYTQRRARQVAE
- a CDS encoding MlaC/ttg2D family ABC transporter substrate-binding protein, whose product is MSPRIFLNVFALFCFGIASLAQANVETDPQKQLEKTISSVIDILHDTEARGVEETRKQILSELEKSFSFEIIIRRTLARNWNQLSEAQRDRITVLITDLLIKAYTHELAGADKPKINFLKTDDLGSNKIEIFTTVSYKNTFVSVNYRLANVKSQGWQVYDILIEGTSIVSNYRGQFDEFLQTKTPEQLLELIESKIKEYDK
- a CDS encoding zinc-dependent metalloprotease, which codes for MKIFRSFLLSAIAVFFLACTAQSAREKAGPPLKVSQKTRVAIPKSGLGKEYMFSTSLIPQSVAATSKGMLGRVVFFEQFEDGLDMYETTRGRVVTEDLPARRLMATFPIIDDSGSDIVIDFNAGMRRLAYGNWYSMDTLFDARQFERSAELPQARVFEVVSEDGILAIRQAVQARSRVNDPDLETRYEIRYFLEPYRSSDFQAKELNSEENRHLRFFQAASKIELESGRLTQNISRFDVSEPVVFYYSANTPENLREAVEEGILYWNKAFGKEVIQARMAPEGVTAPDPSRNIVQWVPWDLAGFAYADALVDPLTGEMIRGQAYLTSAFDFQGTERARRLLRSLRALVDEDESKEKEDEGEDEALHALHIGQAGCRMDTIEFAKKLADGLEEVLSQSELSDQAVQRIAEAYVRDVTAHEVGHVLGLRHNFAASLDATLSPKELDQFLQDFIEGADLEKYKEKSSGNSVMEYPIFAASIFDGWKIANADEALAYDAAAIRFGYFDDEGILEGELSFGSEEESGIYADVARRDYGLDPIEASYRDLSVASRHLPNAVIERFIAGRAPMDPRDRKKLEAVELSVSHYARRFSEPVNRILKWFDKSTRSLVVEREFAFVGDINEEERLDEHWKRLEKSLEALGGVDQVVFAHLPVRIGLKSKDKLERLEKAQKIEASVLKESLEELLDSEAYSTFVGLDGETYTWTDEEKTVIVERSSVLFEKLEEAVLLQTLERFENAPRDLGLAATGNLDDEDSVATLEKRIIALAKYVILKREKKPTIKGKVDKAYVEVPDFEYAYETRMAAAKALNDKTGSFESWSKEAKQSIHAELKNAVEGSLNIGLFKDFDDKILSRSLREWYLQQQGLLKLLPPDPKK